One window of the Etheostoma spectabile isolate EspeVRDwgs_2016 chromosome 16, UIUC_Espe_1.0, whole genome shotgun sequence genome contains the following:
- the nefla gene encoding neurofilament light polypeptide, protein MSSIGYDPYYSASPYRRWYVEAPPRVAVTRGRTHSVYSSHASPMSSRVKYSSPGRVLLSSSSQASSLELELSQAAQISSDFRTVRTQERSQLQDLNDRFAGFIERVRELEQQNRALEAELLLLRQRHNEPSRLRALYEQEARSLRAAVDEARAEQQAVLGQRERLEQTLSALQSRYEEEVLGREEVEGQLMDARRGADQAALAKAELEKSVETLLEELAFLKRIHEGEVVELQAQVQLGVQVAVESEAAAPDLSGALRDIRSQYERLAARNMQTAEEWFRVKVGTMTETVAQHSDAMRSSKDEAGEYRRQLQARLLEIDACRDLNESLQKQLHEIEDKQNAEIDSMHDTIAELESELRGTKQEMARYLKEYQDLLNVKMALDIEIAAYRKLLEGEESRFSVGGPGSVSSMYSHSFSAPCFARPILSSMSSGSSYLMTSRLLSSSFSTTEGIISASHAQQAEASPPGEEEEAEEVVKEEEEEKEEEEGQETEETKGEEEKEDEEDIEEEGDKEKEDEEEAKGDEEAKEGEEGGDGEEPMEEVTEAAEDEGETEDKAEAEEDKVTEEAQEEVKTVGGDDKDEDAKEEEKEEKEEAKKGEEKEDKADAKKDDKAEDKADDKADDKADDKDEKVPPKTDDKADAKKEKEEGKAIKPEAAEEKKHKG, encoded by the exons ATGAGTAGCATCGGATATGACCCCTACTATTCTGCCTCGCCATACAGACGCTGGTATGTCGAGGCTCCCCCTCGTGTCGCGGTAACCAGAGGGAGGACCCACTCTGTCTACTCCTCCCATGCTTCCCCGATGTCCTCCCGCGTCAAGTACTCCTCTCCTGGCCGGGtgctgctctcctcctcctcacaaGCCTCTTCCCTGGAGCTGGAGCTTAGCCAGGCCGCCCAGATCAGCTCTGATTTCCGCACCGTACGCACACAGGAGCGCAGCCAGCTGCAGGACCTCAACGACCGCTTTGCTGGCTTCATTGAGAGAGTGCGTGAGCTGGAGCAGCAGAACCGTGCTCTGGAggcagagctgctgctgctgaggcaGAGGCACAATGAGCCATCCCGCCTGAGAGCGCTGTACGAGCAAGAGGCCCGGTCCCTGAGAGCCGCCGTGGACGAGGCCAGAGCAGAACAACAGGCTGTGCTGGGACAGAGAGAGCGGTTGGAACAAACCCTGAGTGCCTTGCAGAGTCGATATGAGGAGGAGGTGCTGGGTCGTGAGGAGGTCGAGGGCCAGCTGATGGACGCCCGTCGTGGGGCCGACCAGGCTGCCTTAGCAAAGGCTGAGCTGGAGAAGAGCGTCGAAACTCTACTGGAGGAGCTGGCCTTCCTCAAGAGGATTCATGAAGGTGAAGTGGTTGAGCTTCAGGCCCAGGTCCAGCTGGGTGTCCAGGTGGCGGTGGAGTCTGAGGCCGCAGCCCCAGACCTCTCTGGGGCTCTCAGGGACATCCGGTCCCAGTATGAAAGGCTGGCAGCACGCAACATGCAGACAGCAGAGGAGTGGTTCAGAGTGAAGGTGGGCACCATGACTGAAACCGTGGCCCAGCACAGTGACGCCATGAGAAGCTCCAAGGACGAAGCAGGAGAGTACCGCCGCCAGCTCCAGGCTCGCCTGCTGGAGATCGATGCCTGCAGAGACCTCAATGAGTCCCTGCAGAAACAGCTGCATGAGATAGAGGACAAGCAGAACGCTGAGATAGATTCTATGCAC GACACCATTGCAGAGCTGGAGAGTGAGCTAAGGGGCACCAAACAGGAAATGGCACGCTACCTGAAAGAGTACCAGGACCTTCTGAATGTCAAGATGGCTCTGGACATTGAGATCGCTGCATACAG GAAGCTGCTGGAAGGGGAGGAGTCCCGCTTCAGTGTAGGAGGGCCTGGGAGTGTGTCCTCTATGTACAGCCACAGTTTCTCCGCGCCCTGCTTCGCCCGGCCCATCCTCTCCAGCATGAGCTCTGGCTCCTCCTACCTGATGACATCACGCCTGCTCAGCTCCAGCTTCAGCACCACCGAGGGGATCATCTCTGCCAGCCACGCCCAGCAAGCAGAAGCCAGCCCCCccggggaagaggaggaggccgAGGAGgtagtgaaggaggaggaggaggagaaggaagaggaggaaggacaGGAAACGGAGGAGAcaaagggggaggaggagaaggaggatgaagaggataTAGAGGAGGAGGGCGATAAAGagaaagaagatgaagaagaggctAAGGGAGATGAAGAGGCTAAAGAAGGAGAAGAGG GTGGTGATGGGGAGGAGCCAATGGAAGAGGTGACAGAGGCCGCTGAAGATGAAGGGGAGACAGAGGACAAAGCAGAAGCAGAGGAAGACAAGGTTACAGAGGAAGCACAAGAGGAGGTAAAAACAGTAGGAGGTGACGACAAGGATGAGGatgcaaaagaagaagaaaaagaggagaaagaagaagcaaaaaaaggtgaagagaaagaagacaaagcGGATGCCAAAAAAGATGACAAAGCTGAAGACAAAGCCGACGACAAAGCCGACGACAAAGCCGAcgacaaagatgaaaaagttCCTCCGAAAACAGATGACAAAGCTGACGccaaaaaggagaaagaggaaggaaaagcaatcaaacctgaagctgcagaagaaaaaaagcacaaaggGTAA
- the nefma gene encoding neurofilament, medium polypeptide a isoform X2 encodes MSYPVETVGSPFRRTMDTRTTGYGYSRSGGTPSSGFRSQSWSRASPGSTMTTSYKRSVNMPVSRAYGSTVLSSADSVDYSQSSILNGDYKRSSEKEQLQGLNDRFAVYIDKVHYLEQQNTQIESEIQSLRQKQVSRSQLGDVYDQELQELRSMLEQIHHDKAQIQLDTDHIDEDIQRLRDRLDEEARIREETEAIIRVLRKETGDSKLVKSELDKKVQSLQDEIAYIRNNHEEEVSELIAQIQESQVTIKRQDLQKTDITEALREIRSELEGHSNQNLQQVENWFMCRYAKLTEAAEQNKDAIKSARDEISDYRRQLQSKTVELESVRGTRDSLERQLNDIEDRHNSDLSSLQETIHQMDNELKSTKWEMARHLREYQDLLNVKMALDIEIAAYRKLLEGEETHFSTFPYRQAVTPTRISKSEPPKFKVQHKFVEEIIEETRVEDEKSEMDQALADIAQELSATLGGGGDEEEEDQGEEGGEGEEAEEEGEEGEEEEVVAATEAKVSSSAPAKEEEEAEEDVKGGDEEEEGEGEGGEEGEKEEEGEGVDKEKGDDAEEGEGGEEGDEEVEETVLCSKAPESKATPDKEKAGDKEGEEEAGAEEEGGDQDEDAGSETASKNGDEKEENEHADKGKKDEREKDEKKVKDEKADDKSEEAVAKTEAPKSEAAKPEAKSEEAAKTEASKPDSPKPASPKSESPKGGSPKSESPKPSSPKPDSPKSESPKSESPRAESPKTETAKPEAPKAAEEKSEKKSDSTDKKVEKKDVAMNGDLDKSSPEEKEKKDEEKEGVVIANGVDESPSKDDGSQKVVITKTVETITTGEDGSKRVTKSVTVTETMKEEVEEVMQLSTKKTEKHSTESIKQVTEAE; translated from the exons ATGAGTTACCCGGTGGAAACGGTAGGGAGCCCCTTCAGGAGAACTATGGATACTAGGACGACCGGCTACGGCTATAGCCGCTCCGGTGGCACCCCCTCCAGCGGCTTTCGCTCCCAGTCTTGGTCCCGGGCAAGCCCCGGCTCCACCATGACAACGTCCTACAAGAGGAGCGTGAACATGCCGGTGTCCCGAGCTTACGGCTCAACGGTGCTCAGCTCCGCCGACAGTGTTGATTATAGTCAAAGCTCCATCCTGAACGGAGACTACAAGCGATCTAGCGAGAAAGAGCAACTCCAAGGGCTCAACGACCGTTTTGCTGTTTACATTGACAAGGTGCACTACCTGGAGCAGCAGAACACGCAGATCGAGTCGGAGATCCAGTCACTGCGGCAGAAGCAGGTGTCGCGCTCCCAGCTGGGCGACGTCTACGACCAGGAGCTGCAGGAGCTGCGCTCCATGCTGGAGCAGATCCACCATGACAAGGCGCAAATCCAGCTGGACACCGACCATATCGACGAGGACATCCAGCGGCTGAGGGACCGCTTGGACGAAGAGGCTCGCATCCGGGAGGAGACAGAGGCCATAATCCGCGTCCTGAGGAAGGAAACCGGGGACTCGAAGTTGGTGAAGTCGGAGTTGGATAAGAAAGTTCAGTCGCTGCAGGATGAGATCGCCTATATTCGCAACAACCACGAGGAAGAAGTGAGCGAGCTCATCGCCCAGATCCAGGAGTCTCAGGTGACCATTAAGAGGCAAGACCTCCAGAAGACGGACATCACCGAGGCTCTCCGCGAGATCCGCTCCGAGCTGGAGGGACACTCAAACCAGAACCTGCAGCAGGTGGAGAACTGGTTCATGTGCCGCTACGCCAAGCTCACCGAAGCAGCGGAGCAGAACAAGGACGCCATCAAGTCCGCCCGTGATGAGATATCCGACTACCGCCGCCAGCTGCAGTCCAAGACGGTGGAGTTAGAGTCCGTCCGCGGGACAAGAGACTCGCTGGAGAGGCAGCTGAATGACATCGAGGACCGCCACAACAGCGACCTGTCCAGCCTGCAG GAGACAATTCACCAGATGGATAATGAGCTCAAGAGCACCAAATGGGAGATGGCTCGTCACCTGCGCGAGTACCAGGACCTGCTCAATGTCAAGATGGCCTTGGACATCGAGATTGCTGCATACAG GAAACTCCTGGAGGGTGAGGAGACCCACTTCAGCACTTTCCCTTATCGCCAGGCGGTCACCCCCACCAGAATCTCTAAATCAGAGCCTCCCAAGTTTAAGGTGCAGCACAAGTTTGTGGAGGAGATCATCGAGGAGACGAGGGTGGAGGACGAAAAGTCTGAAATGGACCAGGCTCTGGCAGATATAGCACAAGAGCTGTCTGCCACACTCGGAGGCGGaggagatgaggaagaggaggaccagggggaagagggaggagagggagaggaagcagaggaagagggagaagagGGCGAGGAAGAGGAAGTTGTAGCCGCCACTGAAGCCAAAGTTAGCTCTAGTGCGCCCGctaaagaggaagaggaggctgaggaagatGTAAAAGGTGgggatgaggaagaagagggggagggagaaggCGGTgaagaaggagagaaggaagaagaaggtGAGGGAGTGGATAAGGAAAAGGGGGATGAtgcagaggaaggagagggaggagaagagggagatgAGGAAGTTGAGGAGACAGTATTGTGCTCCAAAGCACCAGAGTCTAAAGCCACTCCTGACAAAGAGAAGGCCGGAGAcaaagaaggagaagaggaagcAGGTGCCGAAGAGGAGGGCGGCGATCAGGATGAAGATGCAGGCAGTGAGACAGCCTCCAAAAACGGAGAtgagaaagaggaaaatgagCATGCTGACAAAGGCAAAAAGGATGAGAGGGAAAAAGACGAGAAGAAGGTAAAAGACGAGAAAGCGGACGACAAATCAGAAGAAGCTGTAGCCAAGACAGAAGCTCCGAAATCAGAGGCTGCAAAGCCCGAGGCAAAGAGCGAGGAAGCTGCCAAAACTGAGGCATCAAAACCTGATTCTCCA AAGCCTGCATCTCCGAAGTCTGAGTCCCCCAAAGGGGGGTCACCGAAGTCGGAATCCCCAAAACCTAGCTCCCCAAAACCCGATTCCCCTAAGTCAGAATCCCCAAAATCTGAATCTCCAAGAGCTGAATCCCCAAAGACAGAGACCGCCAAGCCTGAGGCCCCTAAAGCCGCTGAAGAGAAATCAGAGAAAAAGAGCGACTCAACAGATAAAAAGGTGGAAAAGAAGGATGTCGCAATGAATGGCGATTTAGACAAGAGCAGCCccgaagagaaagagaagaaggacGAGGAGAAAGAGGGCGTCGTGATCGCTAACGGCGTGGACGAGAGCCCGTCCAAGGACGATGGCAGCCAGAAAGTGGTGATCACCAAAACCGTGGAGACAATCACGACCGGAGAGGACGGATCCAAGCGTGTGACCAAATCTGTCACCGTGACCGAGACGAtgaaggaggaggtggaggaggtgaTGCAGCTCTCCACCAAGAAAACCGAGAAGCACTCCACCGAGTCCATCAAGCAGGTGACCGAGGCCGAATGA
- the nefma gene encoding neurofilament, medium polypeptide a isoform X1, translating into MSYPVETVGSPFRRTMDTRTTGYGYSRSGGTPSSGFRSQSWSRASPGSTMTTSYKRSVNMPVSRAYGSTVLSSADSVDYSQSSILNGDYKRSSEKEQLQGLNDRFAVYIDKVHYLEQQNTQIESEIQSLRQKQVSRSQLGDVYDQELQELRSMLEQIHHDKAQIQLDTDHIDEDIQRLRDRLDEEARIREETEAIIRVLRKETGDSKLVKSELDKKVQSLQDEIAYIRNNHEEEVSELIAQIQESQVTIKRQDLQKTDITEALREIRSELEGHSNQNLQQVENWFMCRYAKLTEAAEQNKDAIKSARDEISDYRRQLQSKTVELESVRGTRDSLERQLNDIEDRHNSDLSSLQETIHQMDNELKSTKWEMARHLREYQDLLNVKMALDIEIAAYRKLLEGEETHFSTFPYRQAVTPTRISKSEPPKFKVQHKFVEEIIEETRVEDEKSEMDQALADIAQELSATLGGGGDEEEEDQGEEGGEGEEAEEEGEEGEEEEVVAATEAKVSSSAPAKEEEEAEEDVKGGDEEEEGEGEGGEEGEKEEEGEGVDKEKGDDAEEGEGGEEGDEEVEETVLCSKAPESKATPDKEKAGDKEGEEEAGAEEEGGDQDEDAGSETASKNGDEKEENEHADKGKKDEREKDEKKVKDEKADDKSEEAVAKTEAPKSEAAKPEAKSEEAAKTEASKPDSPKPDSLKSESPKPASPKSESPKGGSPKSESPKPSSPKPDSPKSESPKSESPRAESPKTETAKPEAPKAAEEKSEKKSDSTDKKVEKKDVAMNGDLDKSSPEEKEKKDEEKEGVVIANGVDESPSKDDGSQKVVITKTVETITTGEDGSKRVTKSVTVTETMKEEVEEVMQLSTKKTEKHSTESIKQVTEAE; encoded by the exons ATGAGTTACCCGGTGGAAACGGTAGGGAGCCCCTTCAGGAGAACTATGGATACTAGGACGACCGGCTACGGCTATAGCCGCTCCGGTGGCACCCCCTCCAGCGGCTTTCGCTCCCAGTCTTGGTCCCGGGCAAGCCCCGGCTCCACCATGACAACGTCCTACAAGAGGAGCGTGAACATGCCGGTGTCCCGAGCTTACGGCTCAACGGTGCTCAGCTCCGCCGACAGTGTTGATTATAGTCAAAGCTCCATCCTGAACGGAGACTACAAGCGATCTAGCGAGAAAGAGCAACTCCAAGGGCTCAACGACCGTTTTGCTGTTTACATTGACAAGGTGCACTACCTGGAGCAGCAGAACACGCAGATCGAGTCGGAGATCCAGTCACTGCGGCAGAAGCAGGTGTCGCGCTCCCAGCTGGGCGACGTCTACGACCAGGAGCTGCAGGAGCTGCGCTCCATGCTGGAGCAGATCCACCATGACAAGGCGCAAATCCAGCTGGACACCGACCATATCGACGAGGACATCCAGCGGCTGAGGGACCGCTTGGACGAAGAGGCTCGCATCCGGGAGGAGACAGAGGCCATAATCCGCGTCCTGAGGAAGGAAACCGGGGACTCGAAGTTGGTGAAGTCGGAGTTGGATAAGAAAGTTCAGTCGCTGCAGGATGAGATCGCCTATATTCGCAACAACCACGAGGAAGAAGTGAGCGAGCTCATCGCCCAGATCCAGGAGTCTCAGGTGACCATTAAGAGGCAAGACCTCCAGAAGACGGACATCACCGAGGCTCTCCGCGAGATCCGCTCCGAGCTGGAGGGACACTCAAACCAGAACCTGCAGCAGGTGGAGAACTGGTTCATGTGCCGCTACGCCAAGCTCACCGAAGCAGCGGAGCAGAACAAGGACGCCATCAAGTCCGCCCGTGATGAGATATCCGACTACCGCCGCCAGCTGCAGTCCAAGACGGTGGAGTTAGAGTCCGTCCGCGGGACAAGAGACTCGCTGGAGAGGCAGCTGAATGACATCGAGGACCGCCACAACAGCGACCTGTCCAGCCTGCAG GAGACAATTCACCAGATGGATAATGAGCTCAAGAGCACCAAATGGGAGATGGCTCGTCACCTGCGCGAGTACCAGGACCTGCTCAATGTCAAGATGGCCTTGGACATCGAGATTGCTGCATACAG GAAACTCCTGGAGGGTGAGGAGACCCACTTCAGCACTTTCCCTTATCGCCAGGCGGTCACCCCCACCAGAATCTCTAAATCAGAGCCTCCCAAGTTTAAGGTGCAGCACAAGTTTGTGGAGGAGATCATCGAGGAGACGAGGGTGGAGGACGAAAAGTCTGAAATGGACCAGGCTCTGGCAGATATAGCACAAGAGCTGTCTGCCACACTCGGAGGCGGaggagatgaggaagaggaggaccagggggaagagggaggagagggagaggaagcagaggaagagggagaagagGGCGAGGAAGAGGAAGTTGTAGCCGCCACTGAAGCCAAAGTTAGCTCTAGTGCGCCCGctaaagaggaagaggaggctgaggaagatGTAAAAGGTGgggatgaggaagaagagggggagggagaaggCGGTgaagaaggagagaaggaagaagaaggtGAGGGAGTGGATAAGGAAAAGGGGGATGAtgcagaggaaggagagggaggagaagagggagatgAGGAAGTTGAGGAGACAGTATTGTGCTCCAAAGCACCAGAGTCTAAAGCCACTCCTGACAAAGAGAAGGCCGGAGAcaaagaaggagaagaggaagcAGGTGCCGAAGAGGAGGGCGGCGATCAGGATGAAGATGCAGGCAGTGAGACAGCCTCCAAAAACGGAGAtgagaaagaggaaaatgagCATGCTGACAAAGGCAAAAAGGATGAGAGGGAAAAAGACGAGAAGAAGGTAAAAGACGAGAAAGCGGACGACAAATCAGAAGAAGCTGTAGCCAAGACAGAAGCTCCGAAATCAGAGGCTGCAAAGCCCGAGGCAAAGAGCGAGGAAGCTGCCAAAACTGAGGCATCAAAACCTGATTCTCCAAAGCCTGACTCTCTAAAATCTGAATCTCCCAAGCCTGCATCTCCGAAGTCTGAGTCCCCCAAAGGGGGGTCACCGAAGTCGGAATCCCCAAAACCTAGCTCCCCAAAACCCGATTCCCCTAAGTCAGAATCCCCAAAATCTGAATCTCCAAGAGCTGAATCCCCAAAGACAGAGACCGCCAAGCCTGAGGCCCCTAAAGCCGCTGAAGAGAAATCAGAGAAAAAGAGCGACTCAACAGATAAAAAGGTGGAAAAGAAGGATGTCGCAATGAATGGCGATTTAGACAAGAGCAGCCccgaagagaaagagaagaaggacGAGGAGAAAGAGGGCGTCGTGATCGCTAACGGCGTGGACGAGAGCCCGTCCAAGGACGATGGCAGCCAGAAAGTGGTGATCACCAAAACCGTGGAGACAATCACGACCGGAGAGGACGGATCCAAGCGTGTGACCAAATCTGTCACCGTGACCGAGACGAtgaaggaggaggtggaggaggtgaTGCAGCTCTCCACCAAGAAAACCGAGAAGCACTCCACCGAGTCCATCAAGCAGGTGACCGAGGCCGAATGA